Proteins co-encoded in one SAR324 cluster bacterium genomic window:
- the yajC gene encoding preprotein translocase subunit YajC — translation MDFFIREAWAQDAALGGGDTTAMLVQFGPLILIFAIFYFLIIRPQQKRQKELRAMLSALGKGDKVVTNSGIHGTIFKLGEDTITIEIADKVRIQMDRGQVSRVVQKAKDASASDNESKDES, via the coding sequence ATGGATTTCTTCATTCGTGAGGCCTGGGCTCAGGATGCTGCTCTAGGTGGTGGCGACACAACCGCTATGCTAGTACAGTTTGGCCCCCTCATTCTGATCTTCGCCATCTTTTATTTCTTGATCATCCGACCACAGCAAAAGCGCCAAAAAGAATTGCGAGCCATGCTGAGTGCCTTGGGCAAGGGCGATAAAGTCGTGACGAACTCTGGTATTCACGGGACGATCTTCAAGCTCGGAGAAGACACAATCACCATAGAAATTGCTGACAAGGTCAGGATTCAGATGGATCGTGGACAAGTTTCCCGTGTTGTGCAGAAGGCCAAGGATGCAAGTGCCTCCGACAATGAATCCAAGGATGAGTCTTGA